The Streptomyces kanamyceticus genome window below encodes:
- a CDS encoding MFS transporter, whose amino-acid sequence MTGVWRRARAFEPAVQLLFVNQFTINLGFYMLMPYLAAHLSGQLGLAAWAVGLVLGVRNLSQQGMFLVGGALADRLGYKPMIVAGCALRTVGFGALAFADTLPVLIAASVATGLAGALFNPAVRAYVAAEAGPPERRVEAFALFNVFYQTGILLGPLVGLALTGFDFRLTCAVAAVLFAGLSVVQVLRLPARRRAEDAAKSGEGGQWRVVLGNRTFWLFSLAMTGSYVLSFQVYLALPLSVERLLGEGTAGTVATSSLFVVSGLVALLGQLRITDWCRRTWTREQCLVAGLGLMGAAFLPPALGGSRYVGVAGLLLCAAALAAATAVLYPFEMDTVVSLAGDRWVATHYGLYNTVCGIGITAGNLGMGALLDATRDLPALPWLVLAALGACCAVALRGLARTGRLAPVPAVTGA is encoded by the coding sequence GTGACCGGGGTCTGGCGCCGGGCCAGGGCGTTCGAGCCCGCGGTGCAGCTGCTGTTCGTCAACCAGTTCACGATCAACCTCGGCTTCTACATGCTGATGCCGTACCTGGCGGCCCACCTCTCGGGCCAACTCGGGCTCGCCGCCTGGGCGGTGGGCCTGGTGCTCGGGGTCAGGAACCTCTCCCAGCAGGGCATGTTCCTGGTCGGCGGGGCGCTCGCCGACCGGCTCGGTTACAAGCCGATGATCGTCGCGGGGTGCGCGCTGCGGACCGTCGGCTTCGGGGCGCTCGCCTTCGCCGACACCCTGCCGGTGCTGATCGCCGCGTCGGTGGCGACCGGGCTCGCGGGGGCGCTCTTCAATCCGGCGGTACGGGCGTACGTCGCCGCGGAGGCGGGGCCGCCCGAGCGCCGTGTGGAGGCGTTCGCGCTGTTCAACGTCTTCTACCAGACGGGCATCCTGCTCGGGCCGCTCGTCGGACTCGCCCTGACCGGGTTCGACTTCCGGCTGACCTGCGCGGTGGCCGCCGTGCTGTTCGCGGGGCTCTCGGTGGTCCAGGTGCTCAGACTGCCCGCGCGACGGCGGGCCGAGGACGCGGCGAAGAGCGGCGAGGGCGGCCAGTGGCGCGTGGTCCTCGGCAACCGGACCTTCTGGCTCTTCTCGCTGGCCATGACCGGGTCGTACGTCCTGTCCTTCCAGGTCTATCTCGCGCTGCCGCTGTCCGTGGAGCGGCTGCTCGGCGAGGGCACCGCGGGCACCGTCGCGACCAGTTCGCTCTTCGTGGTGTCCGGGCTCGTCGCGCTGCTCGGGCAGCTGCGGATCACCGACTGGTGCCGGCGCACCTGGACGCGCGAGCAGTGCCTGGTCGCCGGGCTCGGCCTGATGGGCGCCGCGTTCCTGCCACCCGCGCTCGGCGGCTCCCGGTACGTCGGGGTCGCGGGCCTGCTGCTGTGCGCGGCGGCGCTCGCCGCGGCGACCGCCGTGCTCTACCCCTTCGAGATGGACACCGTCGTCTCGCTCGCGGGGGACCGCTGGGTGGCCACGCACTACGGCCTCTACAACACCGTCTGCGGCATCGGCATCACCGCGGGCAACCTCGGCATGGGCGCCCTGCTCGACGCCACCCGTGACCTGCCCGCACTGCCCTGGCTGGTCCTGGCCGCCCTTGGCGCGTGCTGCGCGGTGGCGCTGCGCGGCCTCGCCCGGACGGGGCGGCTCGCGCCGGTCCCCGCGGTGACCGGCGCCTAG
- a CDS encoding PP2C family protein-serine/threonine phosphatase yields the protein MGQRGGRDGGRGGRRADRIDDSGATAHEGTFVRALPVLLLVVGVAYDALTPPEFTAAPLFTAAPLIAAPFYSLLNTVLTGAAASVAVLLLHYGNSSDSTVETVTELITVMTVAGLAIVINRVVRRGNARLATARSISEATQRAVLPEPDPRIGGLDIAARYEAAQADAFIGGDLYAVQDTPHGVRLIVGDVRGKGMGAVAAVAVVIGAFREAAEQEATLEAVAQRLERALAREGTRREGLDAFEGFTTAVLGEIRHGEGVVRLINRGHPAPLLLRGDGRLCVLSASEPALPLGMGDLGTWPDRADESEFPPGATLLFYTDGLSEARDVAGVFYDPADRLGGRIFPGQDGPHVLLATLVQEVRRHTGGGATDDMALLAVRRPGVRQGEVTDGE from the coding sequence GTGGGGCAGCGAGGAGGACGCGACGGTGGCCGTGGGGGGAGACGCGCCGACCGGATCGACGACAGCGGCGCCACCGCGCACGAGGGGACCTTCGTGCGGGCGCTGCCCGTCCTGCTGCTGGTCGTCGGAGTGGCGTACGACGCGCTGACACCGCCCGAATTCACCGCGGCGCCCCTGTTCACCGCGGCCCCGCTGATCGCCGCGCCCTTCTACTCGCTGCTCAACACCGTCCTGACCGGCGCGGCGGCGTCGGTCGCCGTCCTGCTCCTGCACTACGGAAACTCGTCCGACAGCACGGTCGAGACGGTCACCGAGCTGATCACCGTGATGACGGTCGCGGGGCTCGCGATCGTCATCAACCGCGTGGTGCGCCGCGGCAACGCCAGGCTCGCCACCGCGCGCTCCATCTCGGAGGCCACCCAGCGCGCCGTCCTGCCCGAACCGGATCCGCGCATCGGCGGCCTGGACATCGCGGCACGGTACGAGGCCGCGCAGGCCGACGCGTTCATCGGCGGGGACCTCTACGCGGTGCAGGACACCCCGCACGGCGTACGGCTCATCGTCGGCGACGTACGGGGCAAGGGCATGGGCGCGGTCGCCGCCGTCGCCGTGGTCATCGGCGCCTTCCGGGAGGCCGCCGAGCAGGAGGCCACGCTGGAGGCGGTGGCGCAGCGCCTGGAGCGCGCCCTCGCGCGGGAGGGCACCCGGCGCGAAGGGCTCGACGCGTTCGAGGGGTTCACCACCGCGGTCCTCGGCGAGATCCGGCACGGCGAAGGCGTCGTACGCCTCATCAACCGCGGCCACCCGGCGCCGCTGCTGCTGCGCGGGGACGGTCGCCTCTGCGTGCTCTCGGCGAGCGAGCCCGCGCTGCCGCTCGGCATGGGCGATCTGGGTACCTGGCCGGACCGGGCGGACGAGTCGGAGTTCCCGCCCGGCGCGACGCTGCTCTTCTACACGGACGGCCTCTCCGAGGCGCGTGACGTGGCGGGCGTCTTCTACGATCCCGCGGACCGGCTCGGCGGCCGGATCTTCCCGGGCCAGGACGGTCCGCACGTGCTGCTGGCCACGCTCGTGCAGGAGGTGCGGCGGCATACCGGGGGCGGGGCGACGGACGACATGGCGCTGCTCGCGGTGCGGCGGCCCGGCGTACGGCAGGGGGAGGTCACCGACGGTGAGTGA
- a CDS encoding M23 family metallopeptidase, translating to MASNRPAPQAPYVPNDDDFGGYDQDSWEEWNPTEESIRPVRGRHRVHKKGGGLARSSTVLGVGVIAAVGAGGIATAQGGKPPVAISMPDLPGVGAVADSLPDAKSLPGVGSLMSDDSSDSSDASARTAAAPLTAAGVSTTDAEQGTTDAGEALRSRIMKQAENQQHQADDAVRAEAEQAAAKKAAEEAAAQQKAAEKDVAAKAAAKKKKEEAARKAKAEAERLAKLAKSYVIPTSSYTLTSHFGDSGSMWSSGHHTGLDFAAPTGTPLKAVHTGTVKEAGWAGAYGYRTVLELEDGTEIWYCHQSSLNVSAGQKVSTGDVIGRVGATGNVTGPHLHMEVHTADGTGIDPLGWLQGKGLNP from the coding sequence GTGGCGTCCAACCGCCCTGCCCCCCAAGCCCCGTATGTGCCGAATGACGACGACTTCGGTGGATACGACCAGGATTCCTGGGAGGAGTGGAACCCCACCGAGGAGTCCATTCGTCCCGTCCGCGGCAGGCACCGTGTGCACAAGAAGGGCGGCGGGCTCGCCCGCAGCTCCACCGTTCTCGGCGTCGGTGTCATAGCCGCGGTCGGCGCGGGCGGCATCGCCACCGCGCAGGGCGGCAAGCCGCCGGTCGCGATATCCATGCCCGACCTGCCGGGCGTCGGAGCCGTCGCCGACTCGCTTCCCGATGCCAAGTCCCTGCCGGGCGTGGGCTCCTTGATGTCCGACGACTCGTCGGACTCCTCGGACGCGAGCGCCCGCACCGCCGCCGCGCCGCTCACCGCCGCCGGTGTCAGCACCACCGACGCCGAGCAGGGCACCACCGACGCGGGCGAGGCACTGCGCTCCCGCATCATGAAGCAGGCCGAGAACCAGCAGCACCAGGCGGACGACGCGGTGCGCGCCGAGGCCGAGCAGGCCGCCGCCAAGAAGGCCGCCGAAGAGGCCGCCGCCCAGCAGAAGGCGGCCGAGAAGGACGTGGCGGCCAAGGCCGCCGCCAAGAAGAAGAAGGAAGAGGCGGCCCGCAAGGCCAAGGCGGAGGCCGAGCGCCTGGCGAAGCTCGCCAAGAGCTACGTGATCCCCACCTCCTCGTACACGCTGACCTCGCACTTCGGCGACTCCGGCTCCATGTGGTCCTCCGGGCACCACACCGGCCTCGACTTCGCGGCGCCGACCGGCACGCCGCTCAAGGCCGTGCACACCGGCACCGTCAAGGAGGCGGGCTGGGCGGGCGCGTACGGCTACCGCACCGTCCTCGAACTCGAGGACGGCACGGAGATCTGGTACTGCCACCAGTCCTCGCTCAACGTCAGCGCGGGCCAGAAGGTCTCCACCGGCGACGTCATCGGCCGCGTCGGCGCGACCGGCAACGTGACGGGGCCGCACCTCCACATGGAGGTCCACACGGCCGACGGCACGGGGATCGACCCGCTGGGCTGGCTGCAGGGCAAGGGCCTGAACCCCTGA
- a CDS encoding aldo/keto reductase: protein MTSLRTLGASDLEVFPLSLGGNVFGWTADRTASFAVMDAYAAAGGNFIDTADAYTAWIDGNEGGESETLIGEWLAERGNRADIVVATKVGAHPEYKGLSADTIKRAADASLRRLGTDYIDLYYTHFDDTSVPVEEIIGALDELVRAGKVRAIAASNISPERLQESLDLSDREGLARYVALQPHYNLVSRDTYEGRLQEVASRSGLAAVPYFALAAGFLTGKYRPGVKVESARSGRAEQYVGTERGDRVLTALDEIARTHGVQVPSVALAWLAAQPTVAAPIASARTLEQLPALLAVADLELTAAELATLTAASA, encoded by the coding sequence ATGACTTCTCTTCGCACACTCGGCGCCTCCGACCTAGAGGTCTTCCCGCTCTCCCTGGGCGGCAACGTCTTCGGCTGGACCGCCGACCGGACCGCGTCCTTCGCGGTCATGGACGCCTACGCCGCGGCGGGCGGCAACTTCATCGACACCGCCGACGCGTACACGGCCTGGATCGACGGCAACGAGGGCGGCGAGTCCGAGACCCTCATCGGCGAGTGGCTCGCCGAGCGCGGCAACCGCGCCGACATCGTCGTGGCCACCAAGGTCGGCGCCCACCCCGAGTACAAGGGCCTGTCCGCCGACACCATCAAGAGGGCCGCCGACGCGTCCCTGCGACGCCTCGGCACCGACTACATCGACCTCTACTACACGCACTTCGACGACACGTCCGTGCCCGTGGAGGAGATCATCGGAGCCCTCGACGAGCTGGTGCGGGCGGGCAAGGTGCGGGCGATCGCCGCCTCGAACATCAGCCCGGAGCGGCTCCAGGAGTCCCTCGACCTCTCCGACCGCGAGGGCCTCGCGCGCTACGTCGCGCTGCAGCCGCACTACAACCTCGTCTCCCGCGACACCTACGAAGGCCGCCTCCAGGAGGTCGCCTCGCGCTCCGGCCTCGCCGCCGTCCCCTACTTCGCGCTCGCCGCGGGCTTCCTCACCGGCAAGTACCGCCCGGGCGTCAAGGTCGAGAGCGCCCGCAGCGGACGCGCCGAGCAGTACGTCGGCACCGAGCGCGGCGACCGCGTCCTGACCGCGCTCGACGAGATCGCCCGGACGCACGGCGTCCAGGTCCCCTCGGTGGCGCTCGCCTGGCTCGCGGCCCAGCCCACCGTGGCCGCACCGATCGCCTCCGCGCGCACGCTCGAACAGCTGCCCGCGCTGCTCGCGGTGGCGGACCTGGAACTGACGGCGGCCGAGCTCGCGACGCTGACGGCGGCTTCCGCCTGA
- a CDS encoding PrsW family intramembrane metalloprotease, with amino-acid sequence MATSPPYPIPLPAGAPAPGELRRAHWWQRRAIRVAALVTLLALSGLVILALVREQTGTEGFLVGLGLAVVPVPLLVAAFRWLDRVAPGPWRNLLFSFSWGACAAALIAIVANSFAIRWIATTTADPTSADTLGATVIAPVVEESAKAAAVLLVFLFRRRDFTGIVDGVVIAGVTATGFAFTENILYLGNAFVTDQLSRESGLASVTAATFFVRVVMSPFAHPLFTVFTGIGFGIAALSAHRQRLRRMLLPLAGLLLAMGMHALWNGSAVFGQYGFFTVYALFMLPSFGLLTWLAIWTRQRELRTIRAELPVYVAAGWLTPPEPFALGSMRARGLARDYASYTWGKAAGRTVVEYEAYATSLARLRHRGRSGRAGADFVVRERELLEQLWERRELARPSLAYAARATAPPAPVMLPVMPMPYAPYSHAPYGQPGPYPAYGYPAYNPYRS; translated from the coding sequence GTGGCCACCAGTCCTCCGTATCCGATACCTCTCCCCGCCGGGGCGCCCGCCCCGGGGGAGCTCCGCCGCGCCCACTGGTGGCAGCGGCGCGCGATACGGGTGGCCGCGCTCGTCACGCTGCTGGCCCTCTCGGGCCTGGTGATCCTCGCCCTGGTCAGGGAGCAGACCGGCACCGAAGGCTTCCTGGTGGGGCTCGGCCTCGCGGTCGTCCCCGTGCCGCTGCTCGTCGCCGCGTTCCGCTGGCTGGACCGGGTGGCGCCGGGCCCCTGGCGGAACCTCCTCTTCTCCTTCTCCTGGGGGGCCTGCGCGGCCGCGCTCATCGCGATCGTCGCGAACAGCTTCGCGATCCGCTGGATAGCCACCACCACCGCCGACCCCACCAGCGCGGACACCCTGGGCGCGACCGTCATCGCGCCGGTCGTCGAGGAGAGCGCGAAGGCGGCGGCCGTACTGCTCGTCTTCCTCTTCCGCAGACGGGACTTCACCGGCATCGTCGACGGCGTCGTCATCGCCGGGGTGACCGCGACCGGCTTCGCGTTCACCGAGAACATCCTCTACCTGGGCAACGCCTTCGTCACCGACCAGCTCAGCCGCGAGAGCGGCCTGGCATCGGTGACCGCGGCGACCTTCTTCGTACGCGTCGTCATGTCGCCGTTCGCGCATCCGCTCTTCACCGTCTTCACCGGCATCGGCTTCGGCATCGCGGCGCTCAGCGCCCACCGCCAGCGGCTGCGCAGGATGCTGCTCCCGCTGGCCGGACTGCTGCTCGCGATGGGCATGCACGCGCTGTGGAACGGCTCGGCGGTCTTCGGGCAGTACGGCTTCTTCACCGTGTACGCGCTCTTCATGCTGCCCTCGTTCGGGCTGCTCACCTGGCTGGCGATCTGGACGCGGCAGCGCGAACTGCGCACGATCCGTGCCGAGCTCCCGGTGTACGTGGCGGCGGGCTGGCTCACCCCGCCCGAACCGTTCGCCCTCGGCTCGATGCGCGCCCGCGGCCTGGCCCGCGACTACGCCTCGTACACCTGGGGCAAGGCCGCGGGGCGCACGGTCGTGGAGTACGAGGCGTACGCGACGTCGCTCGCGCGCCTGCGGCACCGGGGCAGGAGCGGCCGGGCCGGGGCCGACTTCGTCGTACGGGAGCGGGAGCTGCTCGAACAGCTCTGGGAGCGGCGCGAGCTGGCCAGGCCCTCACTGGCGTACGCCGCGCGGGCCACGGCACCACCAGCGCCCGTCATGCTGCCGGTGATGCCGATGCCGTACGCCCCCTACAGCCACGCCCCGTACGGGCAGCCGGGGCCCTACCCGGCGTACGGCTACCCCGCGTACAACCCCTACCGCTCCTGA
- the trmB gene encoding tRNA (guanosine(46)-N7)-methyltransferase TrmB encodes MSDSSHAPEAPRPPGRPQVAPRFPGGPQPDPAGSHHERRIRSFQPRRSRVTTSQGDALRRLWPKWGLDIDGLRTLDLAELFAAEDGTPSGLPVVLEIGFGMGEATAQMAGDDPDTGILAVDVHTPGQGNLLGLAERGGLSNVRVANGDAIILLREMLPPESLDGLRVYFPDPWPKARHHKRRLIQPEFLTLAAPSLKPGALLHCATDWEEYAEQMLEVLTEHPDFENTQADGGYAPRPDFRPLTRFEGQGLDKGHVVHDLLFRKVATAERH; translated from the coding sequence GTGTCTGACTCATCCCATGCCCCCGAAGCCCCCCGGCCGCCCGGTCGTCCGCAGGTTGCGCCGCGGTTTCCCGGTGGGCCGCAGCCCGATCCCGCGGGGTCGCACCACGAGCGGCGGATCCGTAGTTTTCAGCCTCGGCGCAGCCGGGTGACCACCAGCCAGGGGGACGCCCTGCGGCGGCTCTGGCCCAAGTGGGGCCTGGACATCGACGGGCTGCGCACGCTGGACCTCGCCGAGTTGTTCGCGGCGGAGGACGGCACGCCGTCCGGCCTGCCCGTCGTCCTGGAGATCGGCTTCGGCATGGGCGAGGCGACCGCCCAGATGGCCGGGGACGACCCGGACACCGGCATCCTCGCCGTCGACGTGCACACCCCCGGCCAGGGCAACCTCCTCGGCCTCGCCGAGCGCGGCGGCCTGAGCAACGTCCGGGTGGCCAACGGTGACGCGATCATCCTGCTCCGCGAGATGCTCCCGCCCGAGTCCCTGGACGGGCTGCGCGTCTACTTCCCCGACCCCTGGCCCAAGGCCCGCCACCACAAGCGCCGCCTGATCCAGCCGGAGTTCCTGACGCTGGCCGCGCCCTCCCTCAAGCCCGGCGCGCTGCTGCACTGCGCGACGGACTGGGAGGAGTACGCCGAGCAGATGCTGGAGGTGCTCACCGAGCACCCCGACTTCGAGAACACCCAGGCCGACGGCGGTTACGCGCCACGGCCCGATTTCCGGCCCCTCACCCGCTTCGAGGGCCAGGGCCTGGACAAGGGCCACGTCGTCCACGACCTGCTCTTCCGCAAGGTGGCCACCGCCGAGCGGCACTGA
- the lhgO gene encoding L-2-hydroxyglutarate oxidase, translating into MKKVAYDCDVLVIGGGIVGLSTAYALTRSAPGTRVTVLEKEQGPATHQTGRNSGVIHSGIYYRPGSLKAKYAVRGAAEMVKFCAEYGIAHEVTGKLIVATERAELPRLHALVQRGRENGIPVRELGPAQIGEYEPEVRGLAAIHVGTTGICDYGAVAAHLAEASGAEIRYGAGGEAVHIDRRAALGVAVRTADGAVLRARALVNCAGLHCDEIARRTGDDPRMRIVPFRGEYYELARPELVRGLVYPVPDPAFPFLGVHLTRGIDGGVHVGPNAVPALAREGYRWPVVRPRELAGTLAWPGSWHIARRHWRYGAGELRRSLSKSAFTDAVRRLLPAVDPGDLVPHPAGVRAQAVLRDGTLVDDFLIREGPRAVHVLNAPSPAATASLPIGREVARRALGVLRA; encoded by the coding sequence GTGAAGAAGGTCGCGTACGACTGCGACGTGCTGGTGATCGGCGGCGGGATCGTCGGCCTGTCGACGGCGTATGCCCTCACGCGCTCCGCTCCCGGCACCCGGGTGACCGTCCTGGAGAAGGAGCAGGGCCCGGCCACGCACCAGACGGGGCGCAACAGCGGCGTGATCCACAGCGGCATCTACTACCGCCCCGGCTCCCTGAAGGCGAAGTACGCGGTCCGTGGCGCCGCCGAGATGGTCAAGTTCTGCGCGGAGTACGGCATCGCGCACGAGGTCACCGGCAAGCTGATCGTCGCCACGGAGCGCGCCGAGCTCCCCCGGCTGCACGCCCTGGTCCAGCGCGGCAGGGAGAACGGCATTCCGGTGCGCGAGCTGGGCCCCGCCCAGATCGGTGAGTACGAACCGGAGGTCCGCGGCCTCGCCGCCATCCACGTCGGCACGACCGGAATCTGTGACTACGGAGCGGTGGCCGCGCACCTCGCCGAAGCCTCCGGGGCCGAGATCCGCTACGGAGCGGGCGGTGAGGCCGTCCACATCGACCGCCGTGCCGCGCTCGGCGTCGCGGTGCGTACGGCGGACGGGGCGGTGCTGCGGGCCCGGGCCCTGGTGAACTGCGCGGGGCTGCACTGCGACGAGATCGCGCGCCGCACGGGCGACGACCCGCGGATGCGGATCGTGCCCTTCCGGGGGGAGTACTACGAACTGGCCAGGCCCGAGCTCGTGCGCGGCCTCGTCTATCCCGTGCCCGACCCGGCCTTCCCCTTCCTCGGCGTGCACCTCACCCGGGGCATCGACGGGGGCGTGCACGTGGGGCCGAACGCGGTGCCGGCGCTCGCCCGCGAGGGGTATCGGTGGCCGGTCGTGCGTCCCCGTGAGCTCGCCGGGACCCTGGCGTGGCCCGGCTCCTGGCACATAGCCCGCCGCCACTGGCGGTACGGGGCGGGTGAGCTGCGGCGTTCCCTCTCCAAGTCCGCGTTCACCGATGCGGTGCGGAGGCTGCTGCCCGCGGTCGATCCCGGTGACCTGGTGCCTCATCCCGCCGGGGTGCGGGCGCAGGCGGTGCTGCGGGACGGGACGCTGGTCGATGACTTTCTCATCCGGGAGGGGCCGCGGGCGGTTCATGTGCTGAACGCGCCCTCGCCTGCTGCGACGGCGTCTCTCCCTATTGGGAGGGAGGTTGCTCGGCGGGCGCTTGGCGTGTTGCGGGCTTGA